A region of Trichocoleus sp. FACHB-46 DNA encodes the following proteins:
- the murF gene encoding UDP-N-acetylmuramoyl-tripeptide--D-alanyl-D-alanine ligase — MPCRATLSQLVEILYAIPLNLSSADLAQQAVGIGTDTRSLQPGEVFVALRGEKFDGHGFVGAALDQGAIAAIVDQAYEETPPRENTGAFPLLQVTDTLQAYQAIARWWRDQCGIPVVAVTGSVGKTTTKELISAVLATRGRVLKTQANYNNEVGVPKTLLELEPDHDYAVIEMGMRGPGEIALLAQIARPDIAVITNVGTAHIGRLGSEEAIAQAKCELLAEMAPTGTAILNHDSPLLLPTAATVWSGKTISYGLAGGDFQGQLLDASTLSVEGMQFPLPLPGQHNALNYLAALAVAKSLNISWQPLQASLAVELPSGRAKRHELPNDVVLLDETYNAGLESMIAALQLLAQTPGQRRIAVLGTMKELGERSPEFHQQVGAMAAQLRLDHLLILADPEESAAMAAGAVGIATEEFDGSEAVVERLKQLVQPGDRLLFKASRAVALDRVVDSFCQEFSAGSLSQ; from the coding sequence ATGCCTTGTCGTGCCACCTTATCCCAGCTCGTAGAGATTCTGTACGCTATACCCCTTAACCTCTCTAGCGCGGATTTAGCGCAGCAAGCAGTCGGCATTGGCACCGATACTCGTAGTCTCCAACCGGGAGAAGTGTTTGTCGCTTTGCGGGGCGAAAAGTTTGATGGGCATGGATTTGTCGGTGCCGCTCTAGACCAAGGAGCGATCGCGGCGATCGTGGATCAAGCTTATGAAGAAACTCCGCCACGGGAAAATACTGGGGCTTTTCCTCTGCTGCAAGTGACAGACACGTTGCAGGCATACCAAGCGATCGCGCGGTGGTGGCGAGATCAGTGTGGGATTCCGGTGGTGGCGGTGACAGGATCGGTGGGCAAGACCACTACGAAAGAATTAATTAGTGCGGTGTTGGCAACCAGGGGACGAGTGCTGAAAACCCAAGCCAACTACAACAACGAAGTTGGCGTGCCAAAAACTCTACTTGAACTGGAACCAGACCATGACTATGCCGTGATTGAAATGGGCATGCGAGGTCCGGGAGAGATTGCACTGTTGGCTCAAATTGCGCGGCCTGACATTGCGGTGATTACGAATGTGGGGACGGCACATATTGGACGGTTAGGTTCTGAGGAAGCGATCGCGCAGGCCAAGTGTGAGTTGTTGGCGGAAATGGCTCCCACAGGGACCGCAATTCTCAACCACGACAGTCCCCTGTTGTTACCTACTGCGGCAACGGTCTGGTCAGGAAAGACCATCAGTTATGGTTTAGCAGGCGGGGACTTCCAAGGACAGTTATTAGATGCCAGCACTTTAAGTGTAGAGGGGATGCAGTTTCCCTTACCTCTACCGGGACAGCACAATGCTCTCAATTATTTAGCTGCTCTGGCGGTTGCCAAAAGCTTGAATATTAGCTGGCAACCCTTGCAGGCGAGCTTGGCGGTGGAGTTACCTAGTGGTCGCGCCAAGCGCCATGAGCTACCCAATGATGTAGTGCTTTTGGACGAAACTTACAATGCTGGACTGGAGTCGATGATTGCGGCTTTGCAGTTGCTAGCCCAAACGCCGGGTCAACGTCGTATTGCGGTTCTGGGCACGATGAAGGAGTTGGGGGAGCGATCGCCGGAGTTTCACCAACAGGTGGGAGCGATGGCAGCTCAATTACGTTTAGATCATTTGTTGATTTTGGCTGATCCAGAGGAAAGTGCGGCGATGGCGGCTGGAGCGGTGGGGATTGCGACGGAGGAGTTTGATGGGTCTGAGGCGGTGGTGGAGCGCTTAAAGCAATTGGTGCAACCGGGCGATCGCTTGTTGTTTAAGGCATCGAGGGCGGTGGCGTTGGATCGAGTGGTGGATAGTTTTTGTCAGGAATTTAGTGCGGGTAGTTTGTCGCAGTGA
- the mutL gene encoding DNA mismatch repair endonuclease MutL, translating to MAPRIQTLPLEVVHLIAAGEVIDSLAAVVRELVENALDAGATRIAIALWPEQWRVRVADNGAGMDLADLKQAATPHSTSKIQVSEDLWKITSLGFRGEALHSLAQLAELEVLSRLHSNQAGWQVSYNTQGEPARVEPVAIAPGTVVTASNLFGIWPARREGLPSPAQQLRSIQLTIHQIALCHPHVTWQVEQSDRSWFSIWSGEDAKPVLAQILRSSHLSDLHALAIASPRTATTPGIPNPDTSNPEKLQLVLGLPDRCHRRRPDWVRVAINGRIVKAPELEQTILAAFRRTLPRDRYPVCFAHLQVPPNHIDWNRHPAKAEVYLHHLSDWQEAVTQAIAQALHFSPAQLTESYHSQRVGQLLKVAEADGVYQVSRTIPVETETTVTTDDSTNPTVTNLLELRAVAQVSNTYIVAEHPAGMWLVEQHIAHERILYEQLCDRWHLVPLEPPVILNNLSAPQREQLQRLGLEVEPFGEQLWAVRTAPNLLAQREDCAAALWELSLGGDLESALVATACRSAIRNGTPLTLPEMQTLLDQWQQTHRPHTCPHGRPIYLSLEETALSRFFRRHWVIGKSHGI from the coding sequence ATGGCACCCAGAATTCAGACCCTACCGCTAGAGGTAGTCCATTTAATTGCGGCTGGAGAAGTGATTGATTCTCTGGCGGCAGTTGTGCGGGAATTAGTCGAAAACGCCCTAGACGCAGGGGCAACCCGCATTGCGATCGCGCTCTGGCCAGAGCAATGGCGAGTCCGAGTAGCTGATAATGGCGCTGGCATGGACTTGGCAGATTTGAAACAAGCTGCCACACCCCACAGCACCAGCAAAATTCAAGTGAGCGAGGACTTGTGGAAGATTACAAGCCTAGGATTTCGCGGTGAAGCGCTGCACAGCTTGGCTCAGTTGGCAGAACTGGAAGTATTAAGTCGGCTCCATAGTAATCAAGCGGGTTGGCAAGTTAGCTACAATACCCAAGGAGAGCCAGCGCGAGTCGAGCCTGTCGCGATCGCCCCTGGCACCGTCGTCACTGCCAGCAACTTGTTTGGCATCTGGCCCGCTCGCCGAGAAGGACTGCCCTCCCCTGCGCAGCAGTTACGCTCGATTCAGCTTACTATCCATCAGATCGCCCTTTGCCACCCGCATGTTACCTGGCAAGTTGAGCAAAGCGATCGCTCTTGGTTCTCGATTTGGTCTGGAGAAGATGCCAAGCCAGTTTTAGCCCAGATTCTACGAAGCAGCCATCTCAGTGATCTTCATGCTTTAGCGATCGCTAGCCCCAGAACCGCCACTACCCCAGGAATCCCCAACCCTGACACTTCCAACCCAGAAAAGCTGCAACTAGTCCTAGGCTTGCCAGACCGTTGCCATCGTCGTCGTCCCGACTGGGTGCGAGTCGCCATCAATGGCCGCATCGTCAAAGCCCCCGAACTAGAACAAACTATTCTGGCCGCCTTTCGTCGCACCCTCCCCCGCGATCGCTACCCTGTTTGCTTCGCCCACTTGCAGGTTCCCCCCAACCACATCGACTGGAACCGCCATCCTGCCAAAGCCGAAGTCTATCTGCATCACTTAAGCGATTGGCAAGAAGCCGTCACCCAGGCGATCGCCCAAGCCCTGCACTTCAGTCCAGCCCAACTCACCGAGTCCTACCATTCCCAAAGAGTGGGACAACTCTTGAAAGTCGCCGAAGCCGATGGTGTGTATCAAGTCAGCCGCACCATTCCCGTAGAAACCGAAACCACTGTTACAACTGATGACTCAACCAACCCGACCGTCACCAATCTTCTAGAACTAAGAGCCGTTGCCCAAGTCAGCAATACCTATATCGTCGCCGAGCATCCTGCGGGCATGTGGTTGGTAGAGCAGCACATTGCCCATGAGCGCATCCTGTATGAGCAACTGTGCGATCGCTGGCACCTCGTTCCCCTAGAACCCCCCGTCATCCTCAACAACCTCTCCGCCCCCCAGCGCGAACAACTGCAACGCCTAGGGCTAGAAGTCGAGCCATTTGGTGAACAACTCTGGGCAGTCCGCACCGCCCCCAACCTCCTAGCCCAGCGCGAAGACTGCGCCGCCGCCCTCTGGGAACTGAGCCTTGGAGGAGATCTAGAATCCGCCCTCGTTGCCACCGCCTGCCGCAGCGCCATCCGCAACGGCACCCCCCTCACCTTGCCAGAAATGCAAACCCTCCTCGACCAATGGCAACAAACCCACCGTCCCCACACCTGCCCCCACGGTCGCCCCATCTACCTATCCCTAGAAGAAACCGCCCTATCCCGCTTCTTCCGTCGCCATTGGGTGATTGGGAAGAGTCATGGGATTTAG
- a CDS encoding rhodanese-like domain-containing protein gives MENMQDKARSAVDNAAHAADNATHKVADAIEHAKEALPNVTPTPPGLKAQSSVHDLKSRLEWGEPALTILDARDRESFNASHITGAMSMPMDELVSWAQSSLEPSRDIYVYGGNEQETAQAAQTLRGAGFFNVAELKGGLEAWKAVDGATDGAEDSQRPPGPEGYNVISALANHTQKQEIDFQ, from the coding sequence ATGGAAAATATGCAAGATAAAGCTAGAAGTGCCGTAGATAATGCTGCCCATGCTGCGGATAACGCAACCCATAAGGTTGCAGATGCAATCGAACATGCTAAAGAAGCTTTGCCCAATGTCACTCCTACCCCTCCTGGCCTGAAGGCTCAATCTTCGGTGCATGACCTCAAGTCTCGTTTGGAGTGGGGTGAGCCTGCGCTGACAATTCTAGATGCTCGCGATCGCGAAAGCTTTAATGCTAGCCACATCACTGGAGCCATGTCCATGCCAATGGATGAGTTGGTGTCTTGGGCGCAGTCCAGCCTAGAACCCAGCCGCGACATTTATGTGTATGGTGGCAACGAGCAAGAAACGGCTCAAGCAGCCCAAACCCTCCGGGGCGCTGGTTTCTTCAATGTGGCTGAGCTAAAGGGTGGCTTGGAAGCGTGGAAAGCAGTAGATGGAGCCACTGACGGTGCTGAGGACTCTCAAAGACCTCCTGGACCCGAAGGATACAACGTGATCTCTGCGCTCGCCAATCACACTCAAAAGCAAGAAATTGATTTTCAATAA
- a CDS encoding rhodanese-like domain-containing protein codes for MDAFFSLLPRPPALRSKSRVYDLKARLDWGEPALTIIDVRDRNQFNLSHITGAISMPLPELPARTLNSLEFDRDLYIYGDIDEEAAEAAAKLRAAGYRQVSELRGGLPAWKAVGYPIEATLTAFQR; via the coding sequence ATGGACGCGTTCTTTAGCCTTCTCCCTCGGCCCCCAGCGCTACGGTCCAAGTCTCGCGTTTACGACCTTAAGGCTCGCTTAGATTGGGGTGAACCCGCACTGACAATCATTGATGTACGCGATCGCAACCAATTCAACCTCAGCCACATCACTGGTGCGATTTCCATGCCTCTGCCCGAGCTTCCTGCTCGCACCCTAAATTCCCTAGAGTTCGATCGCGATTTGTACATCTACGGCGATATTGACGAAGAAGCCGCCGAAGCTGCTGCTAAACTACGGGCCGCCGGATATCGCCAGGTATCAGAGTTACGAGGTGGCTTGCCCGCCTGGAAAGCCGTGGGCTACCCGATTGAAGCGACGCTGACCGCTTTTCAACGCTAA
- a CDS encoding ribonuclease H-like domain-containing protein yields MDFEDFQVYDRDLPEVALQQYLPAEAIAVDTETMGLLPHRDRLCLVQLCDPQGRGAVVRIERGQAEAPHLQQLLEALTVTKVFHFARFDIATLKHNLSIQTAPIFCTKIASKLARTYTPRHGLKDVVQELERVELDKSAQSSDWGNAANLSDEQLRYAANDVRYLLSVRQKLITMLQREERWDLAQQCFNCLPTLVALDLLQYKDLFEH; encoded by the coding sequence ATGGATTTTGAAGACTTTCAGGTTTACGATCGCGACTTACCTGAAGTAGCGTTACAGCAATACTTACCCGCCGAGGCGATCGCCGTTGATACAGAAACAATGGGTTTACTACCCCACCGCGATCGCCTTTGTTTAGTACAACTCTGCGATCCTCAAGGCCGAGGAGCCGTGGTGCGGATTGAGCGCGGCCAAGCAGAGGCTCCTCATCTTCAGCAATTGTTAGAAGCGCTGACAGTGACAAAGGTGTTTCACTTTGCCCGTTTTGACATCGCCACGCTGAAGCACAATCTGAGTATTCAGACCGCACCCATCTTCTGTACCAAAATTGCCAGCAAACTAGCCCGCACGTATACTCCACGCCACGGCCTGAAAGATGTAGTGCAAGAGTTGGAGCGAGTAGAGCTGGATAAAAGTGCTCAAAGCTCGGACTGGGGCAACGCAGCCAATTTATCAGACGAGCAACTGCGCTACGCCGCTAATGATGTGCGCTATCTTTTGAGCGTGCGCCAGAAACTCATAACCATGTTGCAGCGAGAGGAGCGATGGGATTTAGCCCAGCAGTGCTTTAACTGTCTGCCGACCCTCGTGGCTTTGGACTTGCTGCAATACAAAGACTTGTTTGAGCACTAA
- a CDS encoding CAP domain-containing protein: protein MMRPLLTGIACSAVVMTGGLVGVFTHQNPAPAITKSLSSTAQPAHSHTQLFAQTPTTASSLTAIEKSAFDQINKYRASKRLPALTWNAAIAEQSRKHSQNMANGKVPFSHDGFQPRVAAIAKTVAYRGAAENVAYNQGFSDPATKAVQGWIKSTGHRTNIEGNYNVSGIGVAKNAKGEYYFTQVFIRSR from the coding sequence ATGATGCGACCCCTTCTGACTGGGATTGCTTGCAGTGCTGTCGTGATGACGGGTGGATTGGTGGGAGTTTTCACTCACCAAAATCCTGCCCCTGCCATCACCAAATCTCTTAGCTCAACGGCTCAGCCTGCTCACTCACACACACAACTATTCGCTCAAACGCCAACAACAGCTAGTTCACTCACCGCTATTGAAAAATCTGCTTTTGATCAGATCAATAAGTACCGTGCTTCCAAGCGCCTACCTGCATTAACTTGGAACGCAGCGATCGCGGAGCAATCTCGCAAACACAGCCAAAACATGGCCAATGGTAAAGTGCCATTCAGCCATGATGGATTCCAGCCACGAGTCGCAGCGATCGCCAAAACAGTAGCGTACAGAGGGGCGGCTGAAAACGTTGCTTATAACCAAGGCTTTAGTGATCCTGCGACTAAGGCAGTGCAAGGCTGGATTAAAAGCACGGGACACCGCACCAACATCGAAGGCAACTACAACGTCAGCGGCATCGGTGTGGCCAAAAACGCCAAAGGCGAATATTACTTCACTCAGGTCTTTATTCGTTCGCGATAA
- the trpB gene encoding tryptophan synthase subunit beta, with product MTRTPLSSTHQSAIDNLAEVITSAQRPDALGRFGQFGGKYVPETLMPALSELETAFHQYCNDPEFQQELQGLMRDYVGRPSPLYFAERLTTRYARPDGSSPQIYLKREDLNHTGAHKINNSLAQALLAKRMGKQRIIAETGAGQHGVATATVCARFGLECIIYMGVHDMERQALNVFRMRLMGAEVRPVASGTGTLKDATSEAIRDWVTNVETTHYILGSVAGPHPYPMIVRDFQAVIGQETRAQCQEKWGGLPDILLACVGGGSNAMGLFHEFVNEPSVRMIGIEAAGEGVDTEKHAATLTRGRVGVLHGAMSYLLQDQDGQVVEPHSISAGLDYPGVGPEHSYLKDSGRAEYYSITDAEALEGFQLISKLEGIIPALETSHAIAYLDYLCPQLEGSPRIVINCSGRGDKDVQSVIKYLKLDEQNS from the coding sequence GTGACACGTACTCCTCTTTCTTCTACCCATCAATCTGCGATCGATAATCTTGCTGAAGTGATTACCTCGGCTCAGCGGCCTGATGCGCTGGGGCGGTTTGGTCAGTTTGGTGGTAAGTATGTGCCAGAAACGCTGATGCCAGCGTTGAGTGAGTTGGAGACTGCGTTTCATCAGTACTGCAACGATCCGGAGTTTCAGCAAGAGTTGCAAGGGCTGATGCGGGACTATGTGGGACGTCCCAGCCCGCTGTATTTTGCAGAGCGGCTGACGACTCGGTATGCTCGCCCGGACGGGAGTAGTCCTCAAATTTATCTGAAGCGCGAAGATTTAAACCACACAGGCGCTCACAAAATCAATAATTCTTTGGCTCAGGCGCTGCTGGCGAAGCGGATGGGTAAGCAGCGGATTATTGCGGAAACGGGCGCGGGACAGCATGGCGTGGCGACGGCAACGGTCTGTGCTCGCTTTGGGCTGGAGTGCATCATCTATATGGGTGTGCACGATATGGAGCGGCAAGCTCTGAACGTCTTCCGGATGCGATTGATGGGCGCTGAGGTGCGTCCGGTGGCTTCTGGGACGGGCACGCTGAAGGATGCGACTTCGGAGGCGATTCGAGACTGGGTGACGAATGTGGAAACGACTCACTACATTCTCGGCTCGGTTGCAGGCCCGCATCCTTACCCCATGATTGTGCGCGACTTCCAAGCGGTGATTGGTCAAGAAACTAGAGCACAGTGCCAAGAAAAGTGGGGTGGTTTACCTGATATCCTGCTGGCTTGTGTGGGTGGTGGCTCGAATGCGATGGGCTTGTTCCACGAATTTGTGAATGAACCGAGTGTTCGGATGATCGGCATTGAAGCGGCTGGAGAAGGCGTAGATACGGAGAAGCACGCAGCGACGTTAACTCGTGGTCGTGTGGGTGTGTTGCATGGGGCGATGAGCTATCTATTGCAAGATCAAGACGGCCAGGTAGTTGAGCCACACTCGATTAGTGCGGGCTTAGACTACCCTGGCGTTGGCCCTGAGCACAGCTACCTCAAAGACAGCGGTCGAGCGGAGTACTACAGCATCACGGACGCAGAAGCGCTAGAAGGTTTCCAATTGATTTCTAAGCTGGAAGGAATTATTCCCGCTTTGGAAACGTCTCATGCGATCGCCTACTTAGATTACCTTTGCCCCCAACTCGAAGGTAGCCCCCGCATTGTGATCAACTGCTCTGGCCGTGGCGACAAGGACGTGCAGAGTGTAATCAAATACCTGAAGCTGGACGAGCAGAATTCCTAG
- a CDS encoding FAD-dependent oxidoreductase, protein MPTPQPVRQQGGIFDPNTFTRPENGRSLSYPILIVGGSTAAYAATLAALRSGINVCLVQPQAVVGGQFTAQALPASDDGDLLRQAATPFQVEGERFAISKTQRSFRDRQRELQKLNGRKVANPGGGWVSPLATTPVVAATAMNEAIAPYLAQGKLILIPFSEPIKVVTSDNPGQRRRVTGIVFQDRQNNHTFTINSRVILEATELGDLLELGNIESRVGQEARSETGEQALPERALPQCQQSFTFGAVVERTAPGRGVAIGAPPGYNSSPWLNAAEFQSAFWHKSRGQWEPQPREFFNPFGIFRYRRISRAAENEKTISPGDVTVLNWGQHQHGENGPWCCGNDYRVGVLVGVSRDERQRHIQQARDRARAYVHYLQTNGVPDLKPRGDLTWTRDGIAIEPYIREARRGIAATTIRHEDVAKPFFPGQARAKSFEDSVGIGQYHYLDLHGNDEPGHASLPGENVIALPFTLPLGALIPINTDGLILSAKSIGTTHITNAAYRMHPVEWAIGEAGGYLAALAVNAGVEVRDIATNETLKRKLQGTLTRNGIPLFWFDDIAHDDPDFEAIQVLAAAGIIRSENYTDLHFRPSANVNRAVVATALVKLLGFELVSPATPTFVDVLPNYRWAYPMIETLVAKQIAAGVGDRRFAPERPITREQLSFLVKKALPAAYDRAFARTPADKQVLQRRELSRVLYEVMQVKLGI, encoded by the coding sequence ATGCCGACACCACAGCCAGTCCGCCAGCAAGGGGGAATCTTCGACCCCAACACCTTCACAAGGCCAGAGAATGGGCGATCGCTGTCTTACCCAATTCTGATTGTGGGAGGCTCCACAGCCGCCTATGCTGCCACCCTCGCAGCCCTACGCAGTGGCATTAACGTTTGTCTCGTCCAACCCCAAGCCGTAGTTGGCGGACAATTCACCGCCCAAGCCCTCCCCGCCTCCGATGATGGCGATCTCCTGCGCCAAGCTGCCACCCCCTTTCAAGTCGAAGGCGAGCGGTTTGCCATTTCTAAAACCCAACGCAGCTTCCGCGATCGCCAACGGGAATTACAAAAGCTCAACGGTAGAAAAGTTGCCAATCCGGGCGGAGGTTGGGTCAGCCCCCTAGCTACTACCCCTGTGGTCGCCGCCACCGCGATGAACGAAGCGATCGCCCCTTACCTCGCCCAAGGCAAGCTCATCCTGATTCCTTTTTCTGAACCGATTAAAGTCGTGACCAGCGACAATCCAGGCCAGCGTCGGCGCGTGACGGGAATCGTGTTTCAAGATCGCCAGAACAATCACACCTTTACGATCAACAGCAGAGTCATCCTAGAAGCGACAGAGTTGGGAGACTTGCTAGAACTAGGCAATATTGAGTCTCGCGTCGGTCAGGAAGCCCGGAGTGAAACCGGAGAGCAAGCCTTGCCCGAACGAGCCTTGCCCCAATGTCAGCAGTCTTTTACCTTTGGCGCTGTTGTCGAACGGACGGCTCCGGGACGTGGGGTGGCGATCGGGGCTCCTCCTGGATATAACAGCAGTCCTTGGCTAAATGCCGCAGAGTTTCAAAGCGCCTTTTGGCACAAAAGCCGTGGACAGTGGGAACCCCAACCCCGTGAGTTTTTCAATCCTTTTGGCATCTTTCGCTATCGACGAATTTCCCGGGCAGCCGAAAATGAGAAAACAATTAGCCCTGGGGATGTCACGGTTCTGAACTGGGGCCAACATCAACATGGGGAAAATGGGCCTTGGTGCTGTGGCAATGACTATCGAGTTGGGGTCTTAGTCGGTGTGAGCCGAGACGAACGGCAGCGTCACATTCAACAAGCCCGCGATCGCGCCCGTGCTTACGTTCACTATTTGCAAACCAACGGAGTCCCAGACCTAAAGCCACGCGGCGACCTCACTTGGACTCGGGATGGTATTGCCATAGAGCCTTACATTCGCGAAGCCAGACGTGGCATTGCGGCCACCACGATTCGCCATGAAGATGTCGCCAAGCCCTTTTTCCCTGGCCAGGCAAGAGCAAAAAGCTTTGAGGATAGTGTCGGCATCGGTCAGTACCACTATCTCGATCTGCACGGCAATGACGAGCCAGGGCATGCCAGCTTGCCAGGGGAAAACGTGATTGCGTTGCCTTTTACCTTGCCTCTGGGCGCTTTGATTCCGATTAACACCGATGGCTTGATCCTCTCGGCCAAAAGCATCGGCACTACCCACATTACCAACGCGGCTTATCGGATGCACCCCGTAGAATGGGCGATCGGAGAAGCAGGAGGTTATTTAGCCGCTCTAGCCGTCAATGCAGGAGTAGAAGTTCGCGATATTGCCACCAACGAAACGCTTAAACGCAAGCTGCAAGGCACCCTGACTCGCAATGGCATCCCGCTCTTTTGGTTTGATGATATTGCTCACGATGATCCCGACTTTGAAGCGATTCAGGTTCTAGCTGCTGCTGGAATTATTCGCAGTGAAAACTACACCGATCTGCATTTTCGGCCCTCAGCCAACGTCAATCGAGCTGTGGTTGCCACCGCACTAGTCAAGCTGTTGGGCTTTGAACTGGTTTCGCCTGCCACGCCAACCTTCGTGGATGTGTTGCCTAACTACCGCTGGGCTTACCCGATGATTGAAACATTAGTTGCGAAGCAAATTGCCGCTGGTGTGGGCGATCGCCGTTTTGCCCCAGAACGCCCGATCACTCGCGAGCAACTCTCGTTCTTAGTCAAAAAAGCACTGCCTGCTGCCTACGATCGTGCTTTTGCGAGAACTCCTGCCGACAAACAAGTGCTACAACGGCGAGAACTATCGCGGGTTTTATATGAAGTAATGCAGGTGAAGCTCGGCATTTAG
- a CDS encoding translation initiation factor → MASSKRKPTDKSDRVVYSEFGNSANPDAFARGVPDLPPNQQNLKVQATRKGKGGKTVTEITGFQAKAETLADLLKKLKAQCGAGGTVKENAIEIQGDHTQKLVEILTKLGYKAKASGKSG, encoded by the coding sequence ATGGCTTCTTCTAAGCGTAAGCCGACTGATAAGAGCGATCGCGTTGTCTACTCTGAGTTTGGTAACTCTGCCAATCCTGATGCGTTTGCGCGTGGAGTGCCCGATTTACCGCCAAATCAACAAAACTTGAAGGTGCAGGCAACCCGAAAAGGCAAGGGTGGCAAAACGGTGACTGAAATTACTGGGTTCCAAGCCAAGGCAGAAACATTGGCCGATTTGTTGAAAAAGCTGAAAGCCCAGTGCGGCGCGGGTGGCACTGTGAAAGAGAATGCGATTGAGATTCAGGGTGACCACACACAGAAACTCGTAGAAATTTTGACCAAGTTGGGCTACAAAGCTAAGGCGAGTGGTAAGTCAGGGTAA